A genomic segment from Bacillus rossius redtenbacheri isolate Brsri chromosome 5, Brsri_v3, whole genome shotgun sequence encodes:
- the LOC134531536 gene encoding uncharacterized protein LOC134531536, which produces MNTRGRCHNRGNTGSRDSSMSEDRETIPILVTQEIEGYESNQPTEHLETISVLGPTPSGNIDLNNLFQGLMDRLDANAAEINARLDANAAEMNAKLDSNTTRLDANAAELNAKLDSNTAKLDSNTARLDVNAAETSARLDSYTAQLTGIQQSILSFESNLKLELEEVRESVSVVTNRITTLEFNTDQKLAQLQNQCQDTTQKIQEELGSVSERLEQVAQQAAQNLCSLDNTSQQVHEQMAQISHKTDELGHQLEQRVGNLENRMLTLRLDNLMDRPITTAVTPIAIPSNVPETASPVTTPHAAHSSLSPALDQVAIMHHPARQWSEAMPRFAGGENENPMRFLKKFEEYSAMFKLNDEEKLKCLNTALREHAYYWWEVIQTSTHTYADFQTQFKQKFWSVRIQGHLRARLHGEKFDYKKHKSLEAYLSSMFERTRYLDLPMNDEEFISMFLGQLPYKYQLQLTGRNFSNITEFREQLLAFARLEQQGRINTTEPEKAQAQKSPPLYQQWQRGGEQPKIRVNTAKWKFHHTGKWNNRQNRIHNSNFWSGKWSRPGGDEYEPSHHEQPRNKRSQHEEQRLPRYEYPERPRSPRQGYHDRLPRSPEQQQQLVFPPSGAETVQSANTPTSFPTHNFPSSTSKYQQGYFARQSPIPPNSSQMQQLLQQQQASSSSNAALASTANVTALN; this is translated from the coding sequence ATGAATACCAGAGGGAGGTGCCATAACCGAGGCAATACCGGATCTAGGGACAGCAGCATGTCCGAGGACAGAGAGACAATTCCTATTCTGGTAACACAAGAGATAGAGGGATACGAATCTAATCAGCCCACGGAACACTTGGAAACTATCTCAGTTTTAGGCCCTACTCCTAGTGGCAATATTGACTTAAATAACTTGTTCCAGGGACTCATGGACAGGTTAGATGCCAACGCTGCTGAAATAAATGCCAGGTTAGATGCCAACGCTGCTGAAATGAATGCCAAATTAGACTCTAACACTACCAGGTTAGATGCCAACGCTGCTGAATTGAATGCCAAATTAGACTCTAACACTGCCAAATTAGACTCTAATACTGCCAGGTTAGATGTCAACGCTGCTGAAACCAGTGCCAGGCTAGATTCCTATACTGCACAACTGACTGGCATACAGCAAAGTATCCTCAGCTTCGAGAGTAACCTCAAGTTAGAGCTGGAGGAAGTTAGGGAGTCAGTATCAGTTGTAACCAACCGAATAACAACACTAGAGTTTAACACTGATCAGAAATTAGCCCAGCTTCAGAATCAATGCCAAGACACCACACAGAAGATACAGGAGGAGTTAGGCAGTGTGTCAGAACGCTTAGAACAAGTGGCCCAACAGGCTGCACAAAACCTCTGCAGTTTGGACAACACTAGTCAACAGGTGCACGAACAAATGGCACAAATTTCACACAAAACGGACGAACTAGGACACCAACTAGAACAGCGAGTAGGTAATCTGGAAAATCGCATGCTTACCCTCAGGTTGGACAACCTGATGGATAGACCCATCACTACCGCAGTTACGCCCATAGCTATCCCTAGTAACGTGCCAGAGACTGCTTCACCAGTTACTACACCACATGCAGCACATTCTAGCCTTTCTCCTGCACTTGACCAAGTGGCCATTATGCACCACCCGGCCAGACAGTGGTCAGAGGCCATGCCTCGTTTCGCAGGCGGGGAAAATGAAAACCCCAtgcggtttttaaaaaaatttgaggagTATTCAGCCATGTTTAAGCTGAATGACGAGGAGAAATTAAAATGCCTGAATACTGCCCTCCGCGaacatgcgtattactggtgggaagTAATACAAACTTCGACCCACACATACGCAGATTTCCAAACTCAATTCAAGCAGAAGTTCTGGAGTGTGCGAATACAGGGCCACTTAAGAGCCAGGCTGCATGGGGAAAAATTTGACTATAAAAAACATAAGTCTCTGGAAGCCTATCTCTCGAGCATGTTCGAACGTACCAGATATTTAGACCTACCAATGAATGACGAGGAATTTATTTCCATGTTTCTTGGACAACTACCCTACAAGTACCAGTTACAGCTAACTGGTAGGAATTTTTCGAATATTACCGAGTTTAGAGAACAGTTACTGGCATTCGCCAGGCTAGAGCAGCAGGGGCGGATTAATACCACTGAACCAGAAAAGGCACAAGCTCAGAAATCACCTCCGCTTTACCAACAGTGGCAGCGCGGCGGGGAACAGCCCAAAATACGAGTCAACACCGCCAAATGGAAGTTTCACCACACCGGTAAATGGAACAACCGGCAGAATCGAATACATAACTCGAACTTCTGGAGCGGGAAATGGAGTCGTCCCGGTGGTGACGAGTACGAGCCGAGCCACCATGAACAACCCCGTAACAAGAGGTCGCAACACGAAGAACAACGGCTTCCCAGGTACGAGTACCCAGAGCGACCAAGATCACCACGTCAAGGGTACCACGACCGATTGCCAAGATCACCGGAGCAGCAGCAACAGCTAGTGTTCCCTCCCAGTGGAGCTGAAACCGTCCAGTCAGCGAACACCCCGACGAGTTTCCCCACTCACAACTTCCCCTCGTCCACGTCAAAGTACCAACAAGGATACTTTGCGCGGCAATCACCAATCCCTCCCAACAGCAGCCAGATGCAGCAGCTGCTGCAACAGCAGCAGGCCAGCTCATCATCAAACGCCGCCTTGGCTAGCACAGCCAATGTGACGGCGTTAAACTAG